GCTTTACTAGATCTAATGTAATAGAAAAGATTGGACTCAAAAAAATTATTGAAGGAAGCCCCACTTCAATACGCAGACACTTCGATGAGCTCACGAATAATTTTCCCCATCAGTACATTGACGATTTGGAAAAACATGAATATTTCGATGGTGGACTAACCCCTTCTGGCATGCGGTACTTACGGGAAATTGCTCTAAAACTCCATGATGCATAAGCTGCCGTTCGAGAGGGGCGGCGCAAAAGCGCGCCACCCCTCAACTCTACGTTAAGCAAAAAGGAAAATTTATGGAATTTAATAAAGAAAACTACTCCACAATAAAAGAAGCCTGCACAAATCGCAAAGAAGTTGAGTTTTTCGCTCCAATTGCTGCCACTGCATTTGAAAATGGTAAAGCCCCTGATGATTGGACTGCTTATCCTCCTTGCATGCTTCCACCAGAAGGCTACGCTCAAGTCTTCGTTTATGCAGGAAGTGACGTTAAAGGCTCTCTAACAAAACTTGAACTTTTAATTCATCTTGATGGAGGCATGGTTTTATACAAAGCCATTGAAAACCAACAAGTTGCTATAAAAGTAACATGGCCTAATGCCTAACCCATAATCATTCAAGCGGGGGGCATAACGGCGCCCCTTAATTCAAATGTTAGGCCTTTACTAACACAGGAATCGCATTAAATGAAATGGCAAAATACATTAAAAACCGGGGGGGCTATTGCTTCTATCACTGGTGTATCGTTAGTATGGGTTAAAGCGCTGACACCAAATGTCACGTCTTTTAATTTGGTTTTTGGTCTCTTCGCATCGATTGTTGCTGCTCTTGTAACAGTTGGTCTCATCGCACTCACTATCGAGATACTACAATCTGGCGGGCGTCGATTGGAAGTTAATACGTCTAAACAAAAGCTCACAATTTACTGGTCGTTTAGCACTGCAGCAGCAATATTTGTTGGTGGCATGCTCTTGTTCCTTACTTGGGGGCTTGTTTCTATAGCCTGGATAATAAGGTGAGGCTCAGCTCATCCATCGAGCGGGGCGCGATAAAGCGCGCCGTTTATGCCAAACATTAGGCTTATCTAAATGGCTGCTCTAATTGAATGGCTTAAAGGTCTCGATGGTATTGCTACTTGGGGCGCAGTGCTTTCGACCATTCTCGCGGTCAGAGAGTATCGGAAGAACCGACTGCAAGTGGAGATCGGGTTCTCGATGGCGAGCATTGCTGATGTTGGAAACAAAATCATCATCAGAAATAACTCGAACAGACCAATCATCGTTACTTATTGGGAAATTGTGTTTAGACGGTTTTGGTTTCTTCCCTTTTTCGAATCTTTATGTGCTGGGCCGGATGAATACTTTACAGATTTTCAAATTCCGGAAAATAGTAGCAAAATTCTTGAGTTTTCGGCCCAGGACTATTTTGCTTGTAATCCAAAGGCGCTCAAGGGAAGAAGACTCTATTTCCGAATGCGCGTTTCCGGCAAACGGCTTCCTTTTGTGTCGTTTCTATATGCATAGCAGCCTAACCCGCCGTTCAACCCCGTTCGCTTCGCTCTCTGGCGCTGCTCTAGGAGTCTTATCTACGATGCTGCTGAACTATACGCGCCGAAACAAATGAAGGCGATCTGAAGGAATGGCTCAATGAAAAGGGTATTTCTGCAGCCACTTTAGGCGACGCTGTCAAGGAAATTAGGCTTAAGAAGATCGCTGATGCCAATGCCACGGAGTCACTGCATCAGTTCTACATTTACAGGAATCGCACGCCGAACCTCGGGCATGGAGGTGCAACTCTCTGTTACGCTACAGAACATGAGGCGTTGCTAAGAAATAAAATGGTTGCATCATTCATTAACTACTCCCACCGGAAGAGGAACTCCTGATCTTAGGTTCGAAGCGAACTGCGCAAAAAGCTGAGCAAGCAGCTTAACTTCACGTTAGCACTAAAGGGCACGGCTATGATTTCATTGCTACAAATAGTTGCAAAACTGCCAATACCAACTGAGTTGCGTTTGTCTTGGCAAAGAACATTGCTAGATAGAGCTTATGCAAAAGATATTTCGGCTGCAAGAAAACTTAAAGACAGAGACAAAGTTGAAAGCTTAGAGCATAACCATCGGTTTGAAGTTGACTTACACGATGAAGAGGAGGACGCCTATTTAACAAAAAAACTCCTCTCAAAAGCTCGTAAACTTCGTGTTCCCGTGCCTCACCGATTCAACGAAGATAAAACCGAGTCTGAACATTGGTACGAAGGGCACTACACGGGGCGCTGGTATTTAACAACCCGTGGGTTTTCCGCGCTTAGAGAGGAAATTCGCCGTGAAGTGAAGGCACGCCATGAAAGTCGTTCACATTGGGTCGTTTGGCTCTCCGCTCTAACTGGTGTTATTGGTGCAGCTACTGGGCTTATTGCTTTGTTAGTTCACAAGGCACCATGAAATATAGGGCTAACCCATCATTCCAGCGGGGCGCTTAACGGCGCCCCTTAATTCAAAGTTAGACCTAACGTCATGCGAACTGTAATTCGTACACAAGATTGGTTTCTCACTGACCCAAGGACGCGCAAATGGATCACTCAATGTGTGGTCTGTCAGCAGCACGGCAGAAAGGCCGATGCTCCAACAAATATTCCGAAAGTTAATTTTGAGGAAATGTTTCCTGTACAGGAACTCAATGAACTTGGTCTTTGTGAAACGTGCGCTCAACATGCTGGCAAAGTCTAACTCTTCGCTCTTAGTCCTGCGTTAGCTCTCTTTACGACAGAGTCACAAATGTTCTAGGCGCGCGGCTTCCGGCACAGGTAAAACATCACCAGCCCGGCAATCACCATGGGCGCGCTCAGCCATTGGCCCATGCTCAACCCCATCGATAACAGACCCAGGTAGCTATCCGGTTCGCGGGTGTATTCCGCCAGAAAGCGGAAGCTGCCGTAGCCAATCAGAAACAGGGCCGACACAGTGCCGCGTGGTCGTGGTTTGCTCGAGTAGATCCATAAAATCACGAACAGCACGACACCTTCCAGCGCAAACTCATAGAGCTGCGAGGGGTGGCGTACCACTTGATCGACCTTGGGGAAGATCATGCCCCAGGGCATGTCGGTGGCCCGGCCCCATAGCTCGCCGTTGATGAAATTGCCCATGCGCCCGGCGCCCAGGCCTATCGGTACCAGCGGTGCTACAAAGTCCATGATCTCCAGCCAGCGCTTGCCGGTTTTGCGGGCAAACAGCGCCATGGCCGCCAGTACGCCGAGAAACCCGCCGTGGAATGACATGCCGCCTTGCCACAGGTAAAGGATTTCATGCGGATGCTGGCTGAAGTAAGTGGGCTGGTAAAACATCACATAACCAAGTCGCCCGCCGATGATGACGCCCAGCGCTCCGTAAAACAGAATGTCATCGACATCGCTGACCTTCCAGCCAGAGTCGGGGTTGCGGCGTATGCGCCACTTGCCCAGCCACAGCAGGCTCAAAAAGCCCAGCAGGTACATGAGGCCATACCAATGGATGCCGAAGCTGCCGATATGAATGGCGATGGGGTCGAATTCTGGATGTATAAGCATGGTGGAAGCAGGCCTGCCCAAGTCGGCTAGCCCTTGGTTCTGTTGGTATTCATGATGTGCTATGGTAACCGAAAATAATGACAATCAGGATCGCGCAAGCAAATTGCCGATGTGCGATACCGGTTTTGGGAGGGTTACATGCAACACTCAGGGATGGAAACGTCCATGCAGAATCCGGGGGAGATCCCAGCTCAGCCCATTACCCTGGAAATGCTCTGCCGCTTTGCGGTAGCCATGTTTCAGCACACTAATGAAAAAATTGCCCTTTATAACCTGAAGGCCGAGACGCGTTATATCAACCCCGCGCTCAAGGCGATATTGCCCGATCACTTGGGCGGAACCGCCGATGTGGTGCTGCATCCTTTTTTCTGGAATTACCGCGAGACGCTGGAAGAGGTGATCCGAACAGGCCGACCGGGTGGCTGCGTGGCGCATTTCACCGTGGGTAGCCAGGAAATATTTGATCTCATCAGCTTCAGTCCATTGTCAGATGAACATGGCCAGATGATCGGTGTGCTGGCGATTGGCCGCCAGACCGACCAGCGCGATGCCGCGGAGACGCTCGAGATCCGCCGTCGCGAACAATATCAGCGTGCCGTGCTGAATACCTTTCCTTTCATGGTGTGGCTGAAAGACAAACAAAGCCGCTTTCTGGCCACCAACAAGACGTTTGCTGAAGTCCTGCAAATTGCGCATGACGAAGACATGCGTGGCAAGACGGATTTTGACTATTTCCCCCACGCCATGGCGGAGGGTTATGTGGCGGATGATCAAGAAGTGCTGGCTTCCGGCGCAGCCAAGATGCTGGTGGAGCCCATCATGAATCCAGACGGCGAGCTGCATTGGGCGGAAACCTACAAATCGCCGGTGGTAATTGATGGACAGGTCATCGGGACGGTGGGCTTTGCGCGGGACATCACAGCAGAGCGCCGGCTGGAAGCAGAAATCGCCCGCCGTGAGAATGAATATTCCATGCTGGTGCAAAATCTGCCGCTGACGGTGGTGCGCTATGACCGCGAGTGCCGCCGTGTGTTTGTGAACTCGTATTGCGCCATGCGCGAAAGCCTGCAGCAGCGTATCAGTGAGGTGATAGGCAAGACGCCGGCTGAGTATTGGAGCGGCAATATCATCAATATCACGGCCGAGGAGTACCAGAAACGTATTCTCGATGTGATGGCGACGGGCGAGTCCGATACGCTGGAGCTGATAACGCAGTATGGCGAGGAGCAACTGGTGCATCTGGTTCGAATCGTGCCGGAGCGCGCGTCCTCCGGAGAGGTGATCGGCGCCATGACGGTGGCGAGTGATGTCACGGAAAACAGCCGCTACCGCAAGCGGATCGAGCAGCTGGCTTACCACGATATCCTGACCGAGTTGCCTAATCGCTTGCTGTTCAATCAGCAACTGCAAATGCTGATTGAACAGACGCAAACCAACAAGCATGGCTTCTGCCTGCTGTTTATTGATCTGGATAACTTCAAGACCATCAACGACACCCTGGGCCATTCGGTCGGCGACAAGTTGCTGATCGAGGTATCGCGCCGGATCCGCCAGTTGCTGGGCAAGGACGACATGCTGGCGCGCATGGGCGGCGACGAATTTGCCATTTCCCTGCCGCATTGCCTGTCGCGTCTGGACGCCGCCTTGCTGGCAGCCCGCATTATTGATGCGCTGAATGTGCCGTTTGAAGTGTCCAGCATCAAGTTTTTTGTGTCAGCCAGCATGGGCATTGCCTTTTACCCTGAGGACAGCAGCCATCTGGATGATTTGCTCAAGCACGCCGATCTGGCCATGTACCACGCCAAACGGCAGGGGCGTAACAATTTCCAGTTTTACAACCAGGAGCTGACCGTCAATGCGGCCGAGCGTTTGCTCATGGAAAATCTGCTGCGGCAGGCGCTGGCAAAAGGTGAGCTGCAGCTGTATTACCAGCCCATCATTGAGCTGGCGACAGGCGAGATGTATGGCGCCGAAGCCCTGCTGCGCTGGAACAGTTTTGACCTCGGCATGGTGGGGCCGGACAAATTCATTCCCATTGCCGAGGAGCGGGGCATGATCGTCGAGATCGGCGGCTGGGTGCTGCGCGAGGGCTGCCGTACCGCCGTCGCGTGGAATGCGCTGCGCAGCCAGCCCTATGTGCTGGCCATCAATCTGTCTTCGCGGCAATTCATGCAGCAGGATTTCCTGACCACGATTACCGACTGCCTGCAGGAAACCGGATGTCATCCGCAATGGCTCAAGTTTGAAATTACCGAAAGCCTGCTGCTGCATGATAGCGACCATATACGCCAGACGCTGGAAGCGCTGCATTCCATCGGCATTGCCATTGCGATTGATGATTTTGGTACCGGGTATTCGGCGCTGGGCTATCTGAATAAATTTCCGGTGAGTCAGGTAAAGATTGACCGCTCGTTTGTCAGCGATATTGCTACCAATACCGAATCGGCGCTGCTGGTCAAAGCCATCATTGCCATGGCCGATAGCCTGGGCAAGGATTTGGTGGCCGAAGGCGTGGAAACGGCCGAGCAGGCCGAACTACTCAGCCAGCTTGGCTGCCAGTATGTGCAAGGCTATTACTACGGCCGTCCGGTGCCGCTGGAGACCTTCAACCAGTCGTTGCGTTGATGCAACGTCGTGGTCCGCTTGGACCGCTCAAATGATGCAAGATAGAGACATCTCACGTCCTCGGCGTTGATCTGGGTTAAAATTTACTTTTTTGATTCCACTCGGATTAACGCCATGCCTGAATACCGTTCCCGTACTACCACCCATGGCCGCAATATGGCGGGTGCCCGTGCCTTGTGGCGGGCTACCGGCATGAAGGAAGAAGACTTCACCAAGCCAATTATTGCGATTGCCAATTCCTTTACCCAGTTTGTGCCTGGCCATGTCCACCTCAAGGACCTGGGCCAGATGGTCGCCCGTGAAATTGAGCGTGCTGGCGGCGTTGCCAAGGAGTTCAACACCATTGCCGTGGATGACGGCATTGCCATGGGCCACGGTGGCATGCTGTACAGCCTGCCCAGCCGCGACCTCATCGCCGATAGCGTTGAGTACATGGTCAACGCCCACTGTGCCGATGCGCTGGTGTGCATCTCCAACTGCGACAAGATCACTCCCGGCATGCTGATGGCAGCACTGCGTCTGAATATCCCGGTGGTATTCGTGTCCGGCGGCCCGATGGAAGCGGGCAAGGTCAACTGGCAAGGTACGTTCCACAAGCTGGATCTGGTGGATGCCATGGTGGCCGGCGCTGACAGCAAGGTGAGCGATGCAGAGTCCGAGGCGATTGAGCGTTCGGCATGCCCGACCTGCGGTTCCTGCTCCGGCATGTTTACCGCCAACTCGATGAACTGCCTGACCGAGGCGCTGGGCCTGTCGTTGCCCGGCAATGGCTCCACACTCGCCACGCACGCTGCCCGCAAGGAGCTGTTCCTGAAGGCGGGTCGCCTGATTGTGGAGATCACCAAGCGCTACTACGAGCAGGACGACGAAAGTGTATTGCCGCGCAACATTGCCAATTTCAAGGCCTTTGAGAATGCCATGAGCCTGGATGTGGCCATGGGCGGCTCCACCAACACCGTGCTGCATTTGCTGGCCGCTGCGCATGAAGCGGGCGTGGATTTCACCATGGCCGATATTGACCGCATTTCGCGCAATGTGCCTTGCGTCTGCAAGGTAGCGCCTGCCACTGCCAAGTACCACATGGAAGACGTGCACCGCGCTGGTGGTGTGATGGGTATTTTGAGCGAGCTGAACCGCGCCGGAAATATCCACGCGGATACGCCTACCGTGCACAGCCCAACCCTGGGTGATGCACTGGCGAAGTGGGATATCACCACTACTACCGACGAAGACGTGAAGAAATTCTACCGTGCTGCGCCTGGCGGCATCTCCACCACCATTGCTTTCAGCCAGTCCATGCTGTGGCCTGAGCTGGATACGGACCGTGAGGAAGGCTGCATCCGCAACAAGGAGCATGCTTACTCGCAGGATGGCGGCCTTGCCGTGCTCTACGGCAACATTGCGCTGGATGGTTGTATCGTCAAAACTGCTGGCGTGGATGACAGTATCCTCAAGTTCACCGGCCGTGCCCGCATTTTTGAATCGCAGGATGCCGCCGTTGAAGGCATTCTCGGTGACAAGATCGTGGCGGGCGATGTCGTGGTCATTCGTTACGAAGGTCCGCGTGGTGGCCCTGGCATGCAGGAAATGCTGTATCCGACCTCCTATCTCAAGTCCAAAGGTCTTGGCAAGGAATGTGCTTTACTTACGGACGGACGTTTTTCTGGCGGTACCTCGGGTCTCAGTATCGGCCATGCATCGCCGGAAGCGGCTGAAGGCGGCGCCATTGGTCTGGTGGAAGAGGGCGATACTATCGAAATCGATATCCCCAACCGTACCATCCATCTGGCTGTGAGCGATGAAATCCTGGCGCACCGTCGTGCCGCCATGGAAGCGCGCGGCAAGGATGCCTGGAAACCACAGGCGCGTGAGCGTCATGTG
Above is a window of Methylovorus glucosotrophus DNA encoding:
- the ilvD gene encoding dihydroxy-acid dehydratase, which gives rise to MPEYRSRTTTHGRNMAGARALWRATGMKEEDFTKPIIAIANSFTQFVPGHVHLKDLGQMVAREIERAGGVAKEFNTIAVDDGIAMGHGGMLYSLPSRDLIADSVEYMVNAHCADALVCISNCDKITPGMLMAALRLNIPVVFVSGGPMEAGKVNWQGTFHKLDLVDAMVAGADSKVSDAESEAIERSACPTCGSCSGMFTANSMNCLTEALGLSLPGNGSTLATHAARKELFLKAGRLIVEITKRYYEQDDESVLPRNIANFKAFENAMSLDVAMGGSTNTVLHLLAAAHEAGVDFTMADIDRISRNVPCVCKVAPATAKYHMEDVHRAGGVMGILSELNRAGNIHADTPTVHSPTLGDALAKWDITTTTDEDVKKFYRAAPGGISTTIAFSQSMLWPELDTDREEGCIRNKEHAYSQDGGLAVLYGNIALDGCIVKTAGVDDSILKFTGRARIFESQDAAVEGILGDKIVAGDVVVIRYEGPRGGPGMQEMLYPTSYLKSKGLGKECALLTDGRFSGGTSGLSIGHASPEAAEGGAIGLVEEGDTIEIDIPNRTIHLAVSDEILAHRRAAMEARGKDAWKPQARERHVSPALRAYAAMSTSAARGAVRDVSQIEK
- the lgt gene encoding prolipoprotein diacylglyceryl transferase, producing MLIHPEFDPIAIHIGSFGIHWYGLMYLLGFLSLLWLGKWRIRRNPDSGWKVSDVDDILFYGALGVIIGGRLGYVMFYQPTYFSQHPHEILYLWQGGMSFHGGFLGVLAAMALFARKTGKRWLEIMDFVAPLVPIGLGAGRMGNFINGELWGRATDMPWGMIFPKVDQVVRHPSQLYEFALEGVVLFVILWIYSSKPRPRGTVSALFLIGYGSFRFLAEYTREPDSYLGLLSMGLSMGQWLSAPMVIAGLVMFYLCRKPRA
- a CDS encoding sensor domain-containing protein — protein: MQHSGMETSMQNPGEIPAQPITLEMLCRFAVAMFQHTNEKIALYNLKAETRYINPALKAILPDHLGGTADVVLHPFFWNYRETLEEVIRTGRPGGCVAHFTVGSQEIFDLISFSPLSDEHGQMIGVLAIGRQTDQRDAAETLEIRRREQYQRAVLNTFPFMVWLKDKQSRFLATNKTFAEVLQIAHDEDMRGKTDFDYFPHAMAEGYVADDQEVLASGAAKMLVEPIMNPDGELHWAETYKSPVVIDGQVIGTVGFARDITAERRLEAEIARRENEYSMLVQNLPLTVVRYDRECRRVFVNSYCAMRESLQQRISEVIGKTPAEYWSGNIINITAEEYQKRILDVMATGESDTLELITQYGEEQLVHLVRIVPERASSGEVIGAMTVASDVTENSRYRKRIEQLAYHDILTELPNRLLFNQQLQMLIEQTQTNKHGFCLLFIDLDNFKTINDTLGHSVGDKLLIEVSRRIRQLLGKDDMLARMGGDEFAISLPHCLSRLDAALLAARIIDALNVPFEVSSIKFFVSASMGIAFYPEDSSHLDDLLKHADLAMYHAKRQGRNNFQFYNQELTVNAAERLLMENLLRQALAKGELQLYYQPIIELATGEMYGAEALLRWNSFDLGMVGPDKFIPIAEERGMIVEIGGWVLREGCRTAVAWNALRSQPYVLAINLSSRQFMQQDFLTTITDCLQETGCHPQWLKFEITESLLLHDSDHIRQTLEALHSIGIAIAIDDFGTGYSALGYLNKFPVSQVKIDRSFVSDIATNTESALLVKAIIAMADSLGKDLVAEGVETAEQAELLSQLGCQYVQGYYYGRPVPLETFNQSLR